Sequence from the bacterium genome:
TACTCCGGCCTGGCGAAGGTGTCGGTCCAGCCGAGGTAGTCCCAGTAGTCCACCGAGAAGGTCAGGGCGAGCACGCCGGGCCGGTCGGCCAGCCGGCCGAGGTGCGCGTTGGCGTCGTCGCACGAGCCGCAGCCCTGCGCCGTGAACAGTTCCACGAGCACCGGCGGCTTGGCCGCCGCTGCGCCCGCCGAAAGGGCGAGCAGGATCACGCTGAGCAGGGCGGCCTTCCGCA
This genomic interval carries:
- a CDS encoding DUF1223 domain-containing protein is translated as MRKAALLSVILLALSAGAAAAKPPVLVELFTAQGCGSCDDANAHLGRLADRPGVLALTFSVDYWDYLGWTDTFARPE